A genome region from Mesorhizobium sp. B2-1-8 includes the following:
- a CDS encoding NAD+ synthase has translation MIRKLDILRIAIAQLNPTVGDVAGNLAKAREARADAARQGADLVLYTELFLAGYPPEDLVLKPAFLRACERAAEDFAADTADGGPGVIIGTPLKRKSGTHNSIVFADGGKIIAERYKLDLPNYGEFDEKRVFQAGPEIQGPVNFRGVRIGIPICEDIWGEVGICETLAESGAEILLVPNGSPYYRAKIDVRHQVVIKQVIECGLPMIYANQLGGQDELIFDGASFAIGADKTLAFQMSQFEDAVDITTWKRTDSGWICSQGPMSKIPDKEEADYRACMLGLRDYVNKNGFKNVVLGLSGGIDSAICAALAVDALGEERLRAVMMPYRYTSKDSLRDAEDCARALGCRYDIVPIFEPVEGFLHTLTQLFEGTKEGITEENLQSRARGTILMAISNKFGSMVVTTGNKSEMSVGYATLYGDMNGGFNPIKDLYKMQVYALSRWRNSHVPPGALGPSGEVIPKNIIDKAPSAELRENQTDQDSLPPYPVLDDILECLVENEMGVDDIVARGHDRATVTRIEHLLYIAEYKRRQAAPGVKITRKNFGRDRRYPITNRFRDRG, from the coding sequence ATGATCAGGAAGCTCGACATACTGCGTATCGCCATCGCCCAGCTCAACCCGACCGTCGGCGACGTCGCCGGCAATCTCGCCAAGGCGCGCGAGGCGAGGGCGGATGCCGCCCGGCAGGGCGCCGATCTCGTGCTCTACACCGAGCTTTTCCTTGCAGGCTATCCGCCGGAGGATCTGGTGCTGAAGCCGGCCTTCCTCAGGGCATGCGAGCGCGCCGCCGAGGACTTTGCAGCCGATACCGCCGATGGCGGTCCTGGCGTCATCATCGGCACGCCGCTGAAGCGCAAGAGCGGCACGCATAATTCCATCGTCTTCGCCGATGGCGGCAAGATCATCGCCGAACGCTACAAGCTCGACCTGCCGAACTACGGTGAGTTCGATGAGAAGCGCGTCTTCCAGGCCGGGCCTGAGATACAGGGGCCGGTCAACTTCCGTGGCGTGCGCATCGGCATACCGATCTGCGAGGACATCTGGGGCGAAGTCGGCATCTGCGAGACGCTGGCCGAAAGCGGCGCGGAAATCCTGCTGGTGCCGAACGGTTCGCCTTACTATCGCGCCAAGATCGACGTTCGCCACCAGGTCGTCATCAAGCAAGTCATCGAATGCGGCTTACCGATGATCTATGCCAACCAGCTCGGCGGCCAGGACGAGCTGATCTTCGACGGCGCCTCCTTCGCTATCGGGGCCGACAAGACGCTCGCCTTCCAGATGAGCCAGTTCGAGGACGCGGTCGACATCACCACCTGGAAACGTACTGATAGCGGCTGGATCTGTTCGCAAGGACCGATGTCGAAAATCCCGGACAAGGAGGAGGCCGACTATCGCGCCTGCATGCTCGGCCTGCGCGACTACGTCAACAAGAACGGCTTCAAGAATGTGGTGCTTGGCCTGTCCGGCGGCATCGATTCGGCGATCTGTGCCGCCCTTGCGGTCGACGCGCTCGGCGAGGAGCGGCTGCGTGCCGTCATGATGCCTTATCGCTACACCTCGAAGGACTCGCTGAGGGATGCCGAGGACTGCGCCCGTGCGCTCGGCTGCCGCTATGACATCGTGCCGATCTTCGAGCCGGTCGAAGGATTTCTGCACACGCTGACGCAGTTGTTCGAAGGCACCAAGGAAGGCATCACCGAGGAGAATTTGCAGAGCCGCGCGCGCGGCACCATCCTGATGGCGATCTCCAACAAGTTCGGCTCGATGGTGGTCACCACGGGCAACAAGAGCGAGATGTCGGTCGGCTACGCCACACTCTATGGCGACATGAATGGCGGCTTCAATCCGATCAAGGACCTTTACAAGATGCAGGTCTATGCGCTGTCGCGCTGGCGCAACAGCCATGTGCCGCCGGGCGCGCTCGGACCTTCGGGCGAGGTGATCCCGAAGAACATCATCGACAAGGCGCCGTCGGCCGAACTGCGCGAGAACCAGACCGACCAGGATTCGCTGCCGCCCTATCCGGTGCTGGACGATATTCTGGAATGCCTGGTCGAGAACGAGATGGGCGTCGACGACATCGTCGCACGCGGCCATGACCGGGCGACGGTGACGCGCATCGAGCACTTGCTCTACATCGCCGAATACAAGCGCCGGCAGGCGGCGCCGGGTGTGAAGATCACCAGGAAGAATTTTGGCCGCGACCGCCGCTATCCCATCACCAACCGTTTCAGGGATCGTGGATAG